AGCCCATGTGCTTCAACTTATCAACTACTTGCTTCATTTGAATCCTCCAATGATTTTGATTACTAAAATTAGCGTTTCTTTAGAGTAAAAACTTTTAGAAACACAATTGCTAAGGTTGCTAACAATAAGCGCTCCTTAATTGCTTTGTTTTAATTTTAGTTTTCGGATCGATCTTGCCGTAGGAGGCGATCGCATATCTTCTCTCTTGAGTAGGAGTTTTGAGCGAATGCCATAAATGAGTGAATTTAACTTTAGTTAGACTTGGAGAGCGTTAAAATACTTCGTAGGTTTTGATTCGATCCCCCCAACCCCCGATGAATTGGGGGGCTAAGAACGATTCTGTCTTTTTTGTTGAAAAAAGGGGCTAAGAACGATTCTGTCTCCCCCTTTTTAAGGGAGATTAAGTAAGTACAATCTTGTCTCCCCCTTTTTAAGGGGGATTGAGGGGGACTTTTCCTTACCTCTCTAGATTCAATTTCCTTCCCCTGACTTGAGTTGCCATAAGTAAGGTAGAATTGGTTCTATTTTGTATTTGTTCTTATTAAGACTATCGCGCACTGGTTCTGTACAATCTCCATAAATAAAGATATCGCCAGAATTTTGTGGTATCTCTTTTAAAGGAGCGATATCAACTAATCTTAATCGAACTTTTGGTTCTAATAAGTAGCTAAGGGAAAGTAAATTACCATTGTTGATGCAACCATTAGTAGAAACTATGAGAGGATTATTTGCTTTATTGAGAAAGCTAGCTACTTGAGGATTACTATAACTAATTTCTTTAATCCACCAGGTATTAGCTTGGGAACTCAGCGTACAAGATATGATTCCAGCCAAAATGAGTAAAGTTGCGATCGCTTGCCAAATTCTGCGAGACAATAATCTCGATTGACTAATTTTTTGACTCAATAAGTAAGCAACTGCTAGCTGAATACTTAAATAACCAGGAAACAAATAACGAGGCACGATCGATCTTTGTCCGCCTTTGATGATATCTGGTATCAGTAGTGGTAGCGTAGTTGCAGCCATTAAGGTAATAATAAATAGCCAAATCCTTAAAGGTGCGCGACGTATTGTGAAATAAAATGCATAAACTATTAGAAGTAATATCAAGAAATAGACAATCAGAAATTCTGGATCTTTTTCCAAACCCAGATCGAAAAACACATGACCGATATTGAGTAGCCAGCGACGACTAAAAATGTCTGCGGGTAAAGCATTATTTGTCCATCCCGTCGTCATCTGAAACATGGAATAGTTCTGAATTAAGCTCAATATCCAAGGAGTAAAAAGTAATAAGCTCGAACCCGAGGAGAGAAGATAAGCGATCGCTCTTTTGCTCAACCTAAATTTTTCAATTATGAAAACGTAAACTCCATGACCGACAGCTACTAATCCAGACAAGAAAAAAGTATAAAAACTAGTTGCTAAAGCGAAGGCATATACAATCCAAATCCTTGTTTGATTCAATTGGATTGCCCTGAGTAAAGCGGCACTCGATCCTAGAATTGTTACCGTCCATAAAGCGTATTGCCTTGCTTCTTGAGCAAATAAAACATGCACTGGAGAGACTGCTAAAAGCGCGATCGCCATCCATGCTATGAGAGACGATTGAAATAATTCTAGACACAACCAATACAAACAAAGAAATACTAAGAAGCTAAATAAAATGCTTAAACTTCTAATTATCGTAATACTATTGCCAAACAATTTTACCCAAAATCTCAACAAAACATAATACAAAGGTGGATGTTGAGAGTCTTCTATAGCAAGAGAATGAATTGTATCTTTTAATTGGCTTCCAGGTTTGAAACGTTGAAACGTTTGCAAGTATTTAATACTGCTGTCTCGATGAGCGTATGCTCCTTGAGAGAAATCTTTCATCGTGTAGCCAGCAATTCTTAAAGAAGTATAAGCTTCGTCGTGCCAATAAACTTTTTTATCGATATTTGTAACTCGAAAAGCTATTCCTACACACAAAATAATTATAAATAGTAAGCGCAGCCATTTAAAATTGAATTTACGATACTTCTCCATAAAGCATTAATATTGTTAGATAAAAACAATTGCACGGTAAAATTTAGAATTTCAAACGTAAGGTGGGCATTGCCCACCCTACTATAAAGGAATTCTCAAGGTTTATTTAGGTTACAATAGCTAATATTTCAAAAGAAAAGCTCTGTGTCAAAGGGAAGCACTCCAGTATACATTAGACGTTGCTATCCTTAATTAGTCTAAAATGCCCTTGATAAGACTGAGATCGACGAAGCAATGAACAGCCAATATCCAATCCCAGTAGTCATCAATGGTGCTGCGGGCAAAATGGGACGCGAAGTTGTCAAAGCAGTTTCCCAAGCTACCGATCTGACCTTACTAGGGGCGATCGATCGTAACCCAGAGCATCAAGGTAAAGATGCAGGAGAACTAGCGGGTTTACCAGAACCATTGGAAGTCCCAATTACCGACCAATTAGAACCAATGCTGGCGATGGCGGGGCAAGAAAGGCAAATTGGGGTGATGGTAGACTTTACCCATCCGAGTACAGTGTATGACAATATCCGCTCGGCGATCGCCTATGGAGTGCGTCCAGTCGTCGGTACGACAGGTTTAAGTCCCGCACAGATTCAGGATTTGGCTGAATTTGCTGACAAAGCCAGTACTGGATGTTTGATGATTCCCAACTTCTCAATTGGGATGGTTTTGTTACAACAAGCAGCGGTTCAAGCCTCTCAATATTTCGATCACGTCGAAATTATCGAACTGCACCACAACCAAAAAGCTGATGCACCCAGCGGTACGGCATTGCAAACCGCGCAGATGTTAGCTGAGTTGGGGAAAACTTTTAACCCACCCCAGGTAGAAGAAACAGAAAAATTACCAGGTGCGAGAGGTAGCGTCGCAGCAGAAGGTATTCGCATTCATAGCGTCCGCCTACCAGGGTTAATCGCCCATCAAGAAGTCATTTTTGGCTCAGCGGGTCAAATTTATACTTTGCGCCACGACACGAGCGATCGCGCCTGCTACATGCCAGGAGTGTTGCTAGCGATCCGTAAAGTCGTCCAACTCAAAGCCCTTGTTTATGGGTTAGAAAAAATATTGTAAAGAGTTGACAGTTAACCGTTAACGGTTAACTGTCAACAAAACCCTACTCCCCAGTCCCTCATGCTCGTCCCACTCACGCGCCAGAAGTTTGAACAACTCATTCCTCGTATTGCTACGGGCGATCAATATCGCTACGTTTGGGGAAAATTTTCTGACTTTTTGCGCCGATTGTTAGCTTCTGTTGTCGCTGTTGTCGTCGTGTTGTTGTTGCGATGGCTGTTGGGTGAGGGATTTGGGGGTTTGCTACTTCCCTTTGGGGTGGTTGGCGGTTTTTATTGGCTGTGGGGTCCCGTACTGTGGGCGAGTTTGCGTAACGCACAGTACCGCAAATACAAATACAGTGGTTTCTTTCGCGGTCGCATTTTGGATGTTTACATTTCAGAAGAGCTAATTGGGAGAGAAGAAACAGTTAACAATAAAGGCGAACTAGTCTATGTTGATAACTTAGAGCGCCGTCTAAATGTCGAAGTTGGAGATGAAACTGGTTTTTCCATCCAGGTACAAGTGCCACTGCGCCGCAGTCACAAAGGGATTGCCCGTCGTCAAGTGGCGGAAATGATCGTACTGTCAAATCGCGCTGATTTGAGCAATATTACCAAAGTGACCGATATTTACATCCCCAGCCGCGATATTTGGGTGAGTGACTATCCATTCTTGCAACGAGATGTCTTTGTGGAAGTCAGCAACCGCATCCGTCGCGATCGCTTAGAATCCGAAGAAGAATCACCTCGTACTCCGCGCCGTCCTCCTCAAAGAAAAGAACCACCTCAGCTACCGAGACAAGATCGGGAATGGTAGACAGTTATCAGTTATCGGTGACCAGTGACCAGTGACCAGTTATTTGCAGAAAGTGGGGTGCAATTTAATTCCGAATTCCCTCAGCTTTCTTCAGGGATGTAAGCCAGCCAAGCTAGTTCTAGCAATCCGTCCAAAATTGCGGTGGCTACAGTAGCACCACCCTTGGAACCCTCCGTCCAAATTTGGGGTACGGCAAATTCCTGCAAGCGTTTTTTGGTCGCATCCACATCGACAAATCCCGCAGGCGTGGCAATTACCAAAGCTGGTTTGATTGCGCTAGCGGCAATTAAATCTATTAAAGTGGCTAATGCACTTTGGTCTTGACCGATCGCAAAAACTGCTTCGGGATAGCGCTGAGCGAGGTTTTCGATTCCCCAAGCTGTAGCAGTCTTATCTTTTTGCGGACGAGCGATCGCGTCTAAGCTGCAATAAAGGGGATTGGCAAAAGTGTTTTGAATCTGGGGTAAAATGCCCACTTGGATTGTCGGTACATCCACCACAATCGTACAGCGAGCAGCGATCGCCGCCGCGCCTGTTTGCATTGCCGTTTCTGAGAAATGAATTAAATTCTTATACTCAAAATCGGCAGTAGCATAAATGACACGACGGACGATCTCGTATTCTGCGGGAGAGAAGTCATAATCGCCAACCTCGCGATCGACGATCGCCAGATTTTGGGCATCAATCATCTGCCATTCCATAGAGAAAGGCTGGGAGCTAGGGACAGTGACCAGTTTAACAGTTATCAGGGAGCAGGGAGCAGGGACAAGGGGGACAAGGGGGACAAGGGGGACAAGGAGGACAAGGGAGAATAATAACCAACTACCCATTACCCATTACCCATTACCCATTACCCATTACCCATTACGTTTCCGAAGCAGAAGAACGCCCAAATATCGGCGTGAGATAAGCTACGAGCGCTCCAATCAGAAAGCCTGAGATATTGCGGATTAGAGGTAGCCATTCTGTAGTGCGCGTGACAACTGGTCCAATACCGAAAGCAATGAATAATATGCCCCACAACGGCGAGAAAATCAAAGCCCACTGCCAAGCTAGAGCTTGTCCTGGACGACGGGGTTGAGCGGCAAAACCACAAATTACGCCTCCCAGTGTTGATGTGATTAGGGTGAGAATCCACTGTTCTCTTGGTAGACCTGGAACGACGTTACAACCGCCTTTGACTAAACAGCCTTCAACGGATTCTAAAGCTCCAAGAATGGCGCGGTCTTCCCCATGTTCTCGCACGTAGTACAAATTACCAAAGCGGGTTTGTAGTTCGATCCAAAACGTGCGGGGGAGAAGTTCGTAAACTGCGTCGCCAACGCTAAAACTGAGAATGTTACCACCGCGAGAGTCGGCAACTAGAAGAATACTTTTGTCATCTAAACCCCAAAAGTTAATTACTGCTCTACCAGGAGTGCGATCGTATTGAGTTAAAACTCTCAGTTTCCAGCCAGTATCAGCGGCAAACTTATTTAAATCTGCTACGAGTTGTTCTTCCTGAATATCGGTAAAAGTCTTTGCTAGGTCAATGACCGGGGTAGGGCGATCGGGTAGCAGTTCTGGATTGTCATAAGCTAGGGCTGCTGATGGCTGCATCATCCAAACCAACCCTGCCAGAAAAAATGTTGTTACTAAAACCGGGATTTTTCGCCAAAATGAACGCTGCATGGGCAATTATAAGTTGTAGATCGGAGTCTCAAAATCGCTACTGTCGTAAGAATTATTATAATTAAGTCGCGTTTTTTTACATTTGTTTACTTTACTCTAATTTAGCGACCCCAAGCAAATCAATCGGAAGTCAAAAGTCAAAAGTCAGCAGTGATGGTAATGGGTAATGGGTAATGGGTAATGGGTAATGGGTAATGGGTAATGGGTAATGGGTAATGGGTAGTTGATGGTTTTTTCTCCCTTGTCTCCCTTGTCTCCCTTGTCTCCCTTGTCTCCCCTGCTCCCTGCTCAGAAGCTCCCTGCTCCCTCAGAAAGAAATCTACGTTTGTGTAGATACGGGAAAATTGACTGTGGGGATAGAATTCCTGCTGTAAATGCGCGATTTGGGGAAAGGTTTATGCCGCAATATTTTGGACAACTGCCAACGACTGACCAACCGTGGGTAACTGTAGGCGCAGTGGAGGCAGTATCGCAAAGCGATCGCGCTGTCCAGTTGGATTGCGGTGAGTCTTCTGTATTAATTAGCGTTATTGATGCTCATCTTATTCGCGTGCGTTTAGCCCCTCACGGTGAATTCTTTCCCCAGCGCCCTTGGGCAGTCGTAGGAGACGAAGATATCGAGCGATCGCCCGTTCCCTTTGAAGTTGCAGAAACACCTGACACGGTAGAAATTAAAACAGATCGGCTGCGAATTGTCGTTCAACGCCAACCTTGTCGCCTCACTTGCTTTGACAATTGCGATCGCCCCTTTGCCCAAGATGCCGAAATGGGTATGGCTTGGCGCATGGGTGCAACCGCTGCCTGGAAACAAATTGAGGCTGACGAGCATTTTTATGGTTTTGGCGAACGCACGGGTTTATTAGATAAATTAAGCGAAGTTAAAACAAATTGGACGCTAGATGCTCTAGACTACAACTCCTTGACGGATGAGATGTATCAGGCAATTCCATTTTTTATGGCTTTGCGTCCAGAAGTCGGTTATGGCATCTTTTTCAACACGACTTTTTGGAGTCAGTTTGATATTGGCGCAGCTCAACCTGGAACTTGGAGCATGGAAACCCGCAGCTTAGCGGGAATGCAGACACCACCCCTAGACTACTACATCATTTACGGTCCCGATCCAGCCACAATTCTATGTAGCTACACGCAGCTAACAGGCAGAATACCCCTTCCGCCTCGCTGGGCTTTGGGATACCATCAGTGTCGCTGGAGTTATGATTCAGAAACAGTAGTACGAGAACTCGCCCAAGAATTTCGCCGCCGCCGCATTCCCTGCGATGTAATTCATTTAGATATCGACTACATGCGGGGGTATCGAGTCTTTACTTGGAGTCCTCAACGGTTCCCCCATCCAGAGAAGCTACTGCGGGAACTCGCCGAGGATGGATTTAAGACGATAACAATTATTGACCCTGGGGTAAAGTACGAACCGGAAGCAAATTATCATGTTTTCGACCAAGGGATAGACAAAGATTATTTCGTCCGTAAAGCAGATGGACAGTTATTTCATGGTTACGTCTGGCCTGATAAAGCCTTATTTCCCGATTTCTTACGTCCTGAAGTCCGGCAATGGTGGGGAAACTTACATGAAAGTCTTACCAGTATTGGTGTAGCCGGAATTTGGAACGACATGAACGAACCCGCGATCGCCGATCGCCCTTTTGGTGACGACGGTAAGCACATCTGGTTTCCGCTAGATGCACCACAGGGGAATTCGGAATTCGGAATTCGGAATTCGGAATTAACCCCTACGACTCCCGACTCCTCTGTAAGGGCGGGTTTTGAACGAGAATCTATTGCCGTAGGTGGTGAATCTTTTGCTAAACCCGCCCCTACAACTCCCAATTACCCAGCCACAACTCACGCCGAAGTTCACAACCTTTACGGATTGATGATGGCGCGAGCGAGTGCTGAGGCGCTGGAAAAATTGCGTCCGAACGAGCGATCGTTTGTTTTGACTCGTTCGGGTTATGCTGGCGTACAAAAGTGGTCGTCGGTATGGATGGGAGATAACCAGTCGTTGTGGGAGCATTTGGAAATGTCCCTGCCCATGCTGTGCAATATGGGGTTGTCGGGTGTAGGGTTTGTTGGTTGTGATATTGGTGGTTTTGCTGGCAATGCTACAGCAGAACTGTTCGCCCGTTGGATGCAAGTTGGAATGCTCTACCCCCTCATGCGCGGTCATTCGGCAATGACAACTGCTCGTCACGAACCTTGGGTTTTTGGCGATCGCGTCGAACAAATCTGTCGCGAATATATCAACTTGCGCTACCAGCTCTTACCATACATTTACACCCTATTTTGGGAAGCTGCTACCACCGGAGCGCCGATTCTTCGCCCCCTACTCTACCATTTTCCCCAAGACCCCACGACTTACAACCTCTACGACCAAGTATTGCTGGGTGCTGGTCTGATGGCTGCACCAATTTATCGTCCTGGGGTAGAGCATCGTGCGGTGTACATACCTGCCGGGACATGGTACGACTGGTGGACGGGAGAGGCGTTTGCAGGACCAACTCATATCCTGGCACGCGCACCATTGGAAAAAATGCCTCTCTATGTACGGTCTGGGACAGTCATCCCCATGCAGCCTGTAGTACAGTTTGTTAATGAAACACCGTGCAATCCCCTCACAGTTCGCGTTTGGGCAGGACAGGGGGAATGGACGATGTACGAAGATGACGGACTTAGTTTTGATTATTGTCAAGGTGTCCGAGCGACTACCACCTATCGTGTCAATACAGTAGGAGAAGAAACAATCGTTGAGATTGACGCGCGACAGGGACAATGGACACCACCAGCGCGAGAAGTCGTTGTCGAAGTGGTGGGAATCGGTCAGCAACGTTTTAGCGATGATGGAACGGCTCGCCGTTTGCAGTTTACAGGGAGCAGGGAGTCGGGAGCAGTGTAGAGACGTTCCAGGGAACGTCTCTACAAAGCGATCGGTGTAAAGACTTTGCATGTATAGAAAAAATTCTACCTTTTTATAGATGACTTCAGCTTGATGAATGTACTTACCTTTTGATAGATGCCGCTATCTGGGGAATCTGTCACTCTGAAGCAAAGCAATGACAACTGATTCAGTGACCGCCAATCGTCGCTCGCTAACAATTTCGTGTAGAGGTAGAGTGCATGTTGACAGATAATTTCGTCCAGCAAATCCAGTCCATGCAAGGACGGTTGGACCTGCTGCTTCATGATGTAGATTGTCCGCAGTTTCAACCAGACCTGTTACCCACAGCACTTAAGGAACTTGGTGTTGCTTCGGAAGAGATTCAAGTCACTCTGGAAGAACTACATCGGCAGAATGCAGAACTTTTA
This window of the Chroococcidiopsis thermalis PCC 7203 genome carries:
- a CDS encoding precorrin-8X methylmutase, whose translation is MEWQMIDAQNLAIVDREVGDYDFSPAEYEIVRRVIYATADFEYKNLIHFSETAMQTGAAAIAARCTIVVDVPTIQVGILPQIQNTFANPLYCSLDAIARPQKDKTATAWGIENLAQRYPEAVFAIGQDQSALATLIDLIAASAIKPALVIATPAGFVDVDATKKRLQEFAVPQIWTEGSKGGATVATAILDGLLELAWLAYIPEES
- the dapB gene encoding 4-hydroxy-tetrahydrodipicolinate reductase; translated protein: MNSQYPIPVVINGAAGKMGREVVKAVSQATDLTLLGAIDRNPEHQGKDAGELAGLPEPLEVPITDQLEPMLAMAGQERQIGVMVDFTHPSTVYDNIRSAIAYGVRPVVGTTGLSPAQIQDLAEFADKASTGCLMIPNFSIGMVLLQQAAVQASQYFDHVEIIELHHNQKADAPSGTALQTAQMLAELGKTFNPPQVEETEKLPGARGSVAAEGIRIHSVRLPGLIAHQEVIFGSAGQIYTLRHDTSDRACYMPGVLLAIRKVVQLKALVYGLEKIL
- a CDS encoding glycoside hydrolase family 31 protein; this encodes MPQYFGQLPTTDQPWVTVGAVEAVSQSDRAVQLDCGESSVLISVIDAHLIRVRLAPHGEFFPQRPWAVVGDEDIERSPVPFEVAETPDTVEIKTDRLRIVVQRQPCRLTCFDNCDRPFAQDAEMGMAWRMGATAAWKQIEADEHFYGFGERTGLLDKLSEVKTNWTLDALDYNSLTDEMYQAIPFFMALRPEVGYGIFFNTTFWSQFDIGAAQPGTWSMETRSLAGMQTPPLDYYIIYGPDPATILCSYTQLTGRIPLPPRWALGYHQCRWSYDSETVVRELAQEFRRRRIPCDVIHLDIDYMRGYRVFTWSPQRFPHPEKLLRELAEDGFKTITIIDPGVKYEPEANYHVFDQGIDKDYFVRKADGQLFHGYVWPDKALFPDFLRPEVRQWWGNLHESLTSIGVAGIWNDMNEPAIADRPFGDDGKHIWFPLDAPQGNSEFGIRNSELTPTTPDSSVRAGFERESIAVGGESFAKPAPTTPNYPATTHAEVHNLYGLMMARASAEALEKLRPNERSFVLTRSGYAGVQKWSSVWMGDNQSLWEHLEMSLPMLCNMGLSGVGFVGCDIGGFAGNATAELFARWMQVGMLYPLMRGHSAMTTARHEPWVFGDRVEQICREYINLRYQLLPYIYTLFWEAATTGAPILRPLLYHFPQDPTTYNLYDQVLLGAGLMAAPIYRPGVEHRAVYIPAGTWYDWWTGEAFAGPTHILARAPLEKMPLYVRSGTVIPMQPVVQFVNETPCNPLTVRVWAGQGEWTMYEDDGLSFDYCQGVRATTTYRVNTVGEETIVEIDARQGQWTPPAREVVVEVVGIGQQRFSDDGTARRLQFTGSRESGAV
- a CDS encoding TPM domain-containing protein; translated protein: MQRSFWRKIPVLVTTFFLAGLVWMMQPSAALAYDNPELLPDRPTPVIDLAKTFTDIQEEQLVADLNKFAADTGWKLRVLTQYDRTPGRAVINFWGLDDKSILLVADSRGGNILSFSVGDAVYELLPRTFWIELQTRFGNLYYVREHGEDRAILGALESVEGCLVKGGCNVVPGLPREQWILTLITSTLGGVICGFAAQPRRPGQALAWQWALIFSPLWGILFIAFGIGPVVTRTTEWLPLIRNISGFLIGALVAYLTPIFGRSSASET
- a CDS encoding glycosyltransferase family 39 protein codes for the protein MEKYRKFNFKWLRLLFIIILCVGIAFRVTNIDKKVYWHDEAYTSLRIAGYTMKDFSQGAYAHRDSSIKYLQTFQRFKPGSQLKDTIHSLAIEDSQHPPLYYVLLRFWVKLFGNSITIIRSLSILFSFLVFLCLYWLCLELFQSSLIAWMAIALLAVSPVHVLFAQEARQYALWTVTILGSSAALLRAIQLNQTRIWIVYAFALATSFYTFFLSGLVAVGHGVYVFIIEKFRLSKRAIAYLLSSGSSLLLFTPWILSLIQNYSMFQMTTGWTNNALPADIFSRRWLLNIGHVFFDLGLEKDPEFLIVYFLILLLIVYAFYFTIRRAPLRIWLFIITLMAATTLPLLIPDIIKGGQRSIVPRYLFPGYLSIQLAVAYLLSQKISQSRLLSRRIWQAIATLLILAGIISCTLSSQANTWWIKEISYSNPQVASFLNKANNPLIVSTNGCINNGNLLSLSYLLEPKVRLRLVDIAPLKEIPQNSGDIFIYGDCTEPVRDSLNKNKYKIEPILPYLWQLKSGEGN